The Thermoflavifilum sp. genome contains a region encoding:
- a CDS encoding HPF/RaiA family ribosome-associated protein, protein MNLHIQAVHFEPDRKLLDHVHKKLSKLENVHDRIVDVEVFLKLDNVVHQIKDKVVEIKVAIPRHQFFVKQCSKSFEESFDLAMDAILNQIKRQKEKLYQS, encoded by the coding sequence ATGAACCTACACATTCAGGCCGTGCATTTCGAGCCCGACAGGAAATTGCTGGATCATGTACACAAAAAATTATCGAAACTGGAAAATGTACATGACCGCATCGTAGATGTAGAAGTATTTTTGAAGCTGGATAATGTGGTGCATCAGATCAAGGATAAGGTGGTAGAAATCAAAGTAGCTATTCCCAGACACCAATTTTTTGTAAAACAATGTTCCAAATCTTTTGAAGAATCATTTGACCTTGCCATGGATGCCATTCTCAATCAAATCAAACGACAGAAAGAAAAGTTATATCAATCCTGA
- the rpsU gene encoding 30S ribosomal protein S21, whose product MLIIDAKECENIDKALKKYKKKFEKARILQQLRERQAYVKPSVKRRNEIQRAIYRTKIATGKIEKK is encoded by the coding sequence ATGCTGATTATCGATGCCAAAGAATGCGAAAATATTGATAAAGCCCTGAAAAAATACAAGAAAAAATTTGAAAAAGCCCGTATCCTTCAGCAGCTTCGTGAGCGCCAGGCATATGTAAAGCCATCGGTAAAGCGCAGGAATGAAATTCAACGGGCCATCTACCGTACCAAAATAGCTACTGGCAAAATTGAGAAAAAATAA
- a CDS encoding tyrosine-type recombinase/integrase, translating into MSPNLSIQEQLQHFLQHLAFEKRYSRHTVTAYRHDIETFLNYLTVYGTLRDVGEINAMHIRSWLAELAEKSCSATTIRRKLSAVRCWLKYARQQGWVGHDPFGRVVLPKKQKRLPAFLKQEEVNALFHACTFPEGMAGITHMLILAMFYQTGMRLSELAGLKQSDWDRQQHWIRVLGKGSKYRFVPLGPALEQLLLAYQQQRQEAFGNRHADCLVLTERGKPLYARYLYRIVHRYLTQVSTLSKASPHVLRHSFATHLLNAGADLQAIKELLGHSSLAATQVYVHNSIAQLKEIHKRAHPRG; encoded by the coding sequence GTGAGCCCGAACCTATCCATTCAAGAACAATTACAACACTTTTTACAGCATCTCGCTTTTGAAAAGCGATATTCCCGACACACCGTTACGGCCTACAGACACGACATCGAAACGTTTCTCAACTATTTAACCGTTTACGGAACATTGCGTGATGTCGGGGAGATCAATGCCATGCACATTCGTTCCTGGCTGGCAGAGCTGGCCGAAAAGTCATGCAGCGCCACCACAATCCGGCGTAAGCTTTCTGCTGTTAGATGCTGGCTTAAATATGCCCGACAGCAGGGCTGGGTGGGCCATGATCCTTTTGGCAGGGTAGTGCTTCCGAAGAAACAAAAACGTTTGCCGGCATTTCTGAAACAGGAAGAGGTAAATGCTCTTTTTCATGCCTGTACTTTTCCGGAGGGGATGGCCGGTATCACACATATGCTCATCCTGGCCATGTTTTATCAGACGGGCATGCGATTATCAGAACTGGCGGGATTAAAACAAAGCGATTGGGATCGGCAGCAGCACTGGATAAGGGTGCTGGGGAAGGGTAGCAAGTATCGGTTTGTGCCACTCGGTCCCGCTCTGGAGCAGCTATTGCTCGCCTATCAGCAACAACGCCAGGAAGCATTTGGAAATAGACATGCGGATTGCCTGGTGCTCACAGAAAGGGGTAAGCCACTTTATGCCAGATATCTTTATCGCATCGTCCATCGCTACCTTACACAGGTCAGTACACTCAGTAAGGCAAGTCCCCATGTACTGCGACACAGTTTTGCCACGCATTTACTCAATGCAGGCGCCGATTTGCAGGCCATCAAAGAACTCCTCGGGCACAGCAGTCTGGCAGCCACGCAAGTATATGTGCACAATTCCATCGCCCAGTTGAAGGAAATTCACAAACGCGCACATCCGCGGGGATGA
- a CDS encoding riboflavin synthase: MFTGLIETTGTVVDVKRDKGNTVFVIESTISDKLSPDESVAHDGVCLTITQCQGNQHVVIAIPETLKKTNLGQRKPGDLMNLERALSLQDRLGGHFVQGHVDTVAICTEKKEVNGSWEYVFAYPEDFAAYVIEKGSVCVNGISLTCFDVHPGRFRVAIIPYTYAHTNIRLIEPGHQVNLEFDMLGKYVVALTQQYLTAARL, encoded by the coding sequence ATGTTCACGGGATTGATTGAAACAACAGGTACGGTAGTGGATGTAAAACGAGACAAAGGCAATACCGTTTTTGTGATTGAATCGACTATTTCGGATAAACTAAGTCCGGATGAAAGCGTTGCTCACGATGGGGTTTGCCTGACCATTACCCAATGCCAGGGCAATCAGCACGTAGTGATCGCTATTCCGGAAACCCTGAAAAAAACCAATCTCGGACAACGTAAACCGGGCGATCTCATGAACCTGGAACGCGCCCTTAGTTTGCAGGATCGTCTGGGAGGGCATTTTGTACAGGGGCATGTGGATACCGTGGCCATCTGTACCGAGAAAAAGGAGGTGAATGGCAGCTGGGAATATGTTTTTGCTTATCCGGAAGATTTTGCCGCCTACGTAATCGAAAAGGGTTCGGTATGTGTAAATGGCATCAGCCTCACCTGCTTTGATGTGCATCCCGGCCGTTTCCGCGTGGCCATCATCCCTTATACCTATGCACATACCAATATCCGCCTCATCGAGCCCGGCCACCAGGTGAATCTGGAATTTGATATGCTGGGTAAATATGTAGTTGCCCTCACCCAACAATATCTTACCGCTGCTCGCTTATGA